The following proteins are co-located in the Sporosarcina pasteurii genome:
- a CDS encoding zinc-binding alcohol dehydrogenase family protein: MKAIRIPKAHTIELLDIEEPVIEKDNQVKVKVKRVGICGSDMHIYHGTNPLATYPRIIGHEITGVIVELGRDVNKVSVGDHVVIEPIHYCGECYACKSGRPNVCKDVAVLGVHEDGGMQEFIILSEKQVHKMDSDIEWDEAVMAEPYTIGAQAVWRGNVQDEQTVFIQGAGPIGITVLKMAKILGATTIISDLTNERLAFAKENGADYTINPFEIDTTEKINEITNGEGANVVIDAVGTPQTFELSVQIASPAGYVVTLGFNATPSAIAQMLITKKELTIAGSRLQTNQFEKVVKLINERKLTHNGLVTHKFHVDDVKEAFKFIKENPDKVRKAVISFE, translated from the coding sequence ATGAAAGCAATTCGAATACCTAAAGCACATACAATTGAACTATTAGATATTGAGGAACCAGTGATAGAAAAAGATAATCAGGTAAAAGTTAAGGTGAAAAGGGTCGGTATTTGCGGATCAGATATGCATATTTACCATGGCACTAATCCACTTGCAACTTATCCGAGAATAATTGGGCATGAAATAACCGGAGTAATTGTAGAGTTAGGTAGAGATGTGAATAAAGTATCCGTTGGCGATCATGTTGTGATTGAACCAATTCATTATTGTGGGGAATGCTATGCATGTAAATCTGGTAGACCCAATGTATGCAAAGATGTAGCAGTACTTGGTGTTCACGAAGATGGCGGAATGCAAGAATTTATAATCCTTTCTGAAAAACAAGTGCATAAAATGGATTCAGATATTGAGTGGGATGAAGCGGTCATGGCAGAACCTTATACAATTGGTGCACAAGCCGTATGGAGAGGTAATGTGCAAGATGAACAAACAGTTTTCATTCAAGGGGCTGGTCCAATTGGCATTACGGTTTTAAAAATGGCAAAGATTCTTGGTGCAACGACCATTATTTCTGATTTAACAAATGAAAGATTGGCTTTTGCGAAAGAAAACGGCGCAGACTATACAATTAATCCATTTGAGATAGACACAACGGAAAAAATAAATGAAATTACAAATGGTGAAGGGGCCAATGTTGTAATTGACGCGGTAGGGACGCCACAAACATTTGAATTAAGTGTTCAGATAGCTTCTCCGGCAGGTTATGTTGTGACGCTAGGTTTTAATGCAACACCATCTGCAATCGCTCAAATGCTCATTACGAAAAAGGAATTAACAATTGCGGGTTCTAGACTACAAACGAATCAATTTGAAAAGGTAGTAAAGCTAATTAATGAAAGGAAATTAACACATAATGGTCTAGTCACACATAAATTCCATGTTGACGACGTGAAGGAAGCGTTTAAGTTTATCAAGGAAAATCCTGATAAAGTTAGAAAAGCGGTTATTTCATTTGAATAA
- a CDS encoding GntR family transcriptional regulator: MKFPANWLTSDSLGELISSELRFQIINGEIEDGAVLSENMISKSFETSRSPVREAFKTLELEGLVTPGRMGITVQGLNEEDIKEIYDVRFLLEGFSIRKIFEGFDSEEASEFYKIVDLMKLHADHNDFMEFAFQDLLFHETLIMRANHKRVSYFWRNIRNIILCLLVVATEKRFKEVKEELDNLIFRHRILIDALVEKDQNKIEKWLEDHLLDTNATVMSAYLKK; the protein is encoded by the coding sequence ATGAAGTTTCCTGCCAATTGGTTAACGAGTGACTCCTTGGGCGAGCTTATTTCGAGTGAGTTAAGATTTCAAATCATAAATGGAGAGATTGAAGATGGGGCTGTTTTAAGTGAAAATATGATTTCAAAATCATTTGAAACGAGCAGATCTCCAGTTAGGGAAGCATTTAAAACGTTAGAATTAGAAGGCCTTGTGACCCCGGGACGAATGGGTATTACTGTGCAAGGCTTAAATGAAGAGGATATTAAAGAAATCTATGATGTTAGGTTCTTATTGGAGGGTTTTTCCATCCGGAAAATATTTGAGGGTTTTGATTCGGAAGAGGCATCTGAATTTTATAAAATTGTCGATCTTATGAAATTACATGCTGACCATAATGATTTCATGGAATTCGCCTTTCAGGACTTACTTTTTCATGAAACATTAATCATGCGTGCAAATCATAAAAGGGTCTCTTATTTTTGGAGAAATATCCGAAATATTATCCTCTGTTTACTGGTAGTTGCTACAGAGAAACGATTTAAGGAAGTTAAAGAGGAATTAGATAACCTGATATTCCGACATAGAATACTTATAGATGCGTTAGTGGAGAAGGATCAGAACAAAATTGAAAAATGGCTGGAAGACCATTTACTGGATACGAATGCCACGGTAATGAGTGCTTATTTAAAGAAATAA
- a CDS encoding TRAP transporter small permease: MKRFATYSDKLLKLFAVICVVAMSLLVFSNVVSRYIFDSSIPWANEMSRFFFVWLVFFGAIEALKSNEHMAVDLLVGKLPKVVRKISFVFINLVILFLLYMIFDGSIKITQLSINSPAPATGIPFSFMNGMGIILSVGMAIIVITRLITVLFFKDDVDKYMLPKSEVEELVNAEEGNKL; this comes from the coding sequence ATGAAGCGGTTTGCAACATATTCCGATAAGCTATTGAAATTGTTTGCGGTTATTTGCGTCGTTGCTATGAGTCTATTAGTATTCTCAAATGTTGTTTCTAGATACATATTTGACTCAAGTATTCCGTGGGCGAATGAGATGTCTCGATTCTTTTTTGTGTGGTTAGTCTTCTTTGGAGCGATTGAGGCCCTAAAAAGTAATGAACATATGGCTGTAGATTTATTGGTTGGGAAATTACCTAAAGTGGTTAGAAAAATCTCATTTGTTTTTATTAATTTAGTAATATTATTTTTACTTTATATGATTTTTGATGGAAGTATAAAAATTACACAGTTAAGTATAAATAGTCCAGCGCCTGCAACAGGTATCCCATTTTCATTTATGAATGGAATGGGCATTATTTTAAGTGTTGGAATGGCTATAATTGTGATCACTCGCTTAATCACGGTTTTATTTTTCAAAGATGATGTCGATAAATATATGTTGCCCAAATCGGAAGTAGAAGAATTAGTCAATGCGGAAGAGGGGAACAAATTATGA
- a CDS encoding TRAP transporter large permease, with amino-acid sequence MTLLIFVVVLFGLILIGMPIAFALLATSVSLMFYLDVFDTQIMATNLISGANNFPLMAIPFFILAGEIMNAGGMSKRIVEFAMSLFGHIRGGLGYVAIFAGLLFAGLSGSAVADTAALGAILIPMMVQAGYSREKSTGLIASSGIIAPILPPSIPLIVFGVTSGVSITSLFMAGIVPGILMAICLVIVWRILMGKDMIQTLPRKGAKDVWKGFLSSFWALLLPVIIIVGLRGGIFTPTEAGAVAAFYALLVSLLIYREMKISSLYQVLISTAKTTSTVMFLIAAAMVSAWLITVSDIPTLISDFLGPFAGSPTLLMFVIVIILFIVGTAMDITPAILILVPILMPLVKMAGINEVYFGIIFVLTATIGLITPPVGTVMNVAAGVGKITITQFVRGTWPFLLVYGILVIILILFPSIVLVPLEFLVK; translated from the coding sequence ATGACTTTACTGATTTTCGTAGTTGTACTTTTTGGATTAATTCTAATTGGGATGCCGATTGCATTTGCCCTCTTAGCGACCTCAGTGTCTCTCATGTTTTACCTAGATGTTTTTGATACGCAGATTATGGCAACGAACCTGATTAGTGGTGCCAATAACTTCCCACTCATGGCGATTCCGTTTTTTATCCTTGCAGGGGAAATTATGAATGCGGGAGGCATGTCAAAACGAATCGTTGAATTTGCCATGTCACTTTTCGGACATATTCGCGGTGGATTAGGTTATGTAGCAATATTTGCGGGGCTTCTATTTGCAGGGTTATCCGGTTCGGCGGTTGCGGATACGGCTGCACTTGGAGCAATATTAATCCCTATGATGGTACAAGCGGGTTATAGCAGGGAAAAATCAACGGGTTTAATTGCTTCAAGTGGTATCATTGCACCAATTTTACCACCTAGTATTCCCTTAATTGTTTTCGGTGTGACGAGTGGTGTTTCAATTACGAGTTTATTCATGGCTGGAATTGTTCCAGGGATTTTGATGGCGATTTGTCTAGTGATTGTTTGGAGAATTCTGATGGGTAAAGATATGATTCAAACGCTTCCTAGAAAAGGTGCCAAAGATGTTTGGAAAGGCTTTCTTAGTTCATTCTGGGCGCTATTATTACCGGTCATAATTATTGTAGGTTTACGTGGCGGCATATTTACCCCAACTGAAGCGGGGGCAGTTGCTGCATTTTATGCGCTATTAGTAAGTCTATTAATTTATCGTGAAATGAAAATTTCATCGTTATACCAAGTGCTTATTTCAACTGCTAAGACCACGAGTACGGTAATGTTTTTAATTGCTGCAGCAATGGTCTCAGCTTGGTTAATTACAGTATCGGACATCCCAACACTGATTAGTGATTTCTTAGGACCTTTTGCTGGAAGTCCAACTTTGCTAATGTTTGTGATTGTTATTATCTTATTTATTGTCGGTACAGCGATGGATATTACGCCGGCCATTTTAATTCTAGTACCAATTTTGATGCCTTTAGTAAAGATGGCTGGTATTAATGAAGTATATTTCGGTATTATCTTTGTATTAACGGCGACGATTGGTCTCATAACGCCACCGGTTGGAACAGTTATGAACGTGGCTGCGGGAGTGGGGAAAATTACGATTACCCAGTTTGTTAGAGGTACATGGCCATTCCTGCTCGTATATGGAATCCTTGTAATTATATTAATATTGTTCCCATCTATTGTTTTAGTACCATTAGAGTTTTTAGTGAAGTAA